A genome region from Streptomyces xanthophaeus includes the following:
- a CDS encoding IS481 family transposase codes for MVHRNAPLTETGRLRLARCVVEDGWPVRRAAERFQVSHTTASRWAGRYRLLGAAGMSDRSSRPHHQPGRTAAQVEAEVIRLRREYRIGPLRLAVRCHIAASTAHRILVRHGLPPLATLDRAIGEPVRRYERARPGELVHIDVKKLGRIPDGGGHKALGRAAGSPNKDRRHGTGYAYLHTALDDHTRLAYTEDLPDETAPTCAGFLRRATAWFAAHGISIERVLTDNAWAYTKNTWHDTCRDLGISPRRTRPWRPQTNGKVERFHRTLLEEWAYHKPYTSDHQRMQAFTDWLHWYNYHRPHTGIQGQTPASRATNLPEQHT; via the coding sequence GTGGTCCACCGTAATGCCCCGCTGACCGAGACCGGGCGACTGAGACTGGCGCGTTGTGTCGTGGAGGACGGATGGCCCGTGCGCCGGGCGGCGGAGCGTTTCCAGGTCAGCCACACGACTGCATCCCGCTGGGCCGGCCGCTACCGGCTCCTGGGCGCCGCCGGAATGAGTGACCGCTCCAGCCGTCCCCACCACCAGCCCGGCAGGACTGCGGCCCAGGTCGAGGCCGAGGTGATCCGGCTGCGGCGCGAGTACCGCATCGGCCCGCTGCGACTGGCGGTCCGGTGCCACATCGCGGCCTCGACCGCCCACCGCATCCTCGTCCGGCACGGCCTGCCGCCCCTGGCCACCCTCGACCGGGCCATCGGCGAACCCGTCCGCCGCTACGAACGCGCCCGACCCGGCGAACTCGTCCACATCGACGTCAAGAAACTCGGACGGATCCCCGACGGCGGCGGCCACAAAGCCCTCGGCCGGGCCGCCGGCAGCCCGAACAAGGACCGCCGCCACGGCACCGGATACGCCTACCTCCACACCGCCCTCGACGACCACACCCGCCTCGCCTACACCGAAGACCTCCCCGACGAGACCGCCCCGACCTGCGCCGGCTTCCTGCGGAGGGCGACGGCCTGGTTCGCCGCCCACGGCATCAGCATCGAACGGGTCCTGACCGACAACGCCTGGGCCTACACCAAGAACACCTGGCACGACACCTGCCGCGACCTGGGCATCAGCCCACGCCGGACCCGGCCCTGGCGGCCACAGACCAACGGCAAGGTCGAACGCTTCCACCGCACCCTGCTCGAGGAATGGGCCTACCACAAGCCCTACACCTCAGACCACCAACGAATGCAAGCGTTCACCGACTGGCTGCACTGGTACAACTACCACCGACCCCACACCGGCATCCAAGGCCAGACACCCGCCAGCCGCGCCACCAACCTGCCCGAACAACACACCTAG
- a CDS encoding DUF475 domain-containing protein produces the protein MFLKTFGWSFAVTALGLLAAVLYGGWAGFGIVAILSILEISVSFDNAVVNAGILKKMNAFWQKIFLTVGVLIAVFGMRLVFPVVIVAVSAEIGPVEAVRLALEERDTYQQLVTDAHPSIAAFGGMFLLMIFLDFVFEDREFKWLAWLERPLAKLGKIDMLSVCIALVVLLVSATAFATHAHQYGGIHVDEVQTVLIAGIAGLVTYLVVGGLSGYFENKLEEEEEREREAEVAARTSGTKVPAVVMAGKAAFFLFLYLEVLDASFSFDGVIAAFAITNDIVLMSLGLGIGAMYVRSLTVYLVRQGTLDDYVYLEHGAHYAIGALAVILLVTIRYEIHEVVTGLVGVVLIGWSFFSSVRRNRRLAAAEAKGAGSDEKAEVSSGV, from the coding sequence GTGTTTCTGAAAACGTTCGGCTGGTCGTTCGCGGTCACCGCGCTCGGCCTGCTCGCGGCGGTGTTATATGGAGGGTGGGCGGGCTTCGGGATCGTGGCGATCCTGTCCATCCTCGAAATCTCGGTGTCCTTCGACAATGCCGTGGTCAACGCCGGGATCCTGAAGAAGATGAATGCCTTCTGGCAGAAGATCTTCCTCACCGTCGGTGTCCTGATCGCGGTGTTCGGCATGCGGCTGGTCTTCCCCGTCGTGATCGTCGCCGTCAGTGCCGAGATCGGCCCGGTCGAAGCGGTGCGGCTCGCCCTGGAGGAGCGGGACACCTACCAGCAGCTGGTGACCGACGCCCACCCGTCGATCGCCGCCTTCGGCGGCATGTTCCTCCTGATGATCTTCCTCGACTTCGTCTTCGAGGACCGCGAGTTCAAGTGGCTCGCGTGGCTGGAGCGCCCGCTCGCCAAGCTCGGCAAGATCGACATGCTCTCCGTCTGCATCGCGCTCGTCGTGCTGCTCGTCTCCGCGACCGCCTTTGCCACCCACGCCCACCAGTACGGCGGCATCCACGTGGACGAGGTGCAGACCGTCCTGATCGCCGGCATCGCGGGCCTGGTCACCTATCTGGTCGTCGGTGGTCTCTCCGGGTACTTCGAGAACAAGCTGGAGGAAGAGGAGGAGCGCGAGCGTGAGGCCGAGGTAGCGGCCAGGACGAGCGGCACGAAGGTCCCGGCGGTCGTGATGGCCGGCAAGGCCGCGTTCTTCCTCTTCCTCTACCTGGAGGTCCTCGACGCGTCCTTCTCCTTCGACGGCGTCATCGCCGCGTTCGCGATCACCAACGACATCGTCCTGATGTCGCTCGGCCTCGGCATCGGCGCGATGTACGTCCGCTCGCTGACGGTCTACCTGGTCCGCCAGGGAACCCTCGACGACTACGTCTACCTGGAGCACGGCGCGCACTACGCGATCGGTGCCCTCGCCGTGATCCTGCTCGTCACCATCCGGTACGAGATCCACGAGGTCGTCACGGGCCTCGTCGGCGTCGTCCTGATCGGCTGGTCCTTCTTCTCCTCGGTCCGGCGCAACCGCAGGCTGGCGGCGGCCGAGGCGAAGGGCGCGGGCTCCGACGAGAAGGCCGAGGTCTCCTCCGGCGTCTGA
- the rpmG gene encoding 50S ribosomal protein L33, which translates to MARNEVRTIIKLRSTAGTGHTYVTRKNRRNDPDRMVLRKFDPVVRRHVDFREER; encoded by the coding sequence ATGGCACGCAACGAAGTACGCACGATCATCAAGCTCCGCTCCACCGCCGGCACCGGCCACACCTACGTCACCCGCAAGAACCGGCGCAACGACCCCGACCGCATGGTGCTGCGCAAGTTCGACCCGGTCGTCCGCCGGCACGTCGACTTCCGCGAAGAACGCTGA
- a CDS encoding type B 50S ribosomal protein L31 — MKPGIHPAYGPVVFRDKAADFAFLTRSTATGDRTVEWEDGHTYPVIDVEISSQSHPFYTGTARVLDTAGRVERFQRRYGSRP, encoded by the coding sequence GTGAAGCCCGGAATCCACCCCGCCTACGGCCCCGTCGTCTTCCGCGACAAGGCCGCCGATTTCGCCTTCCTCACCCGGTCCACCGCCACCGGCGACAGGACCGTCGAGTGGGAGGACGGCCACACCTACCCCGTCATCGACGTCGAGATCTCCTCGCAGAGCCACCCCTTCTACACCGGCACCGCCCGCGTCCTGGACACCGCCGGCCGCGTCGAGCGCTTCCAGCGCCGCTACGGCAGCAGGCCGTGA
- a CDS encoding DUF6158 family protein — MTEHDGGPSAQKLEEGRLLKELEAIHRTRHETLLHGSDDALVTHTKRMNELEHEYVRRHPQRAQTAGRTRSGARARGTGD; from the coding sequence ATGACGGAGCACGACGGCGGTCCCTCGGCGCAGAAACTGGAGGAGGGCCGGCTGCTCAAGGAGCTGGAGGCCATCCACCGCACGCGCCACGAGACCCTGTTGCACGGGTCCGACGACGCCCTGGTCACCCACACGAAGCGGATGAACGAGCTGGAGCACGAGTACGTACGCCGCCACCCGCAGCGGGCCCAGACGGCGGGCCGCACCCGCTCGGGAGCCCGCGCCCGCGGCACCGGCGACTAG